From a region of the Solirubrobacterales bacterium genome:
- a CDS encoding fatty acid desaturase, whose translation MEPPTTLVREDHSLIGDATEARELPRRDGINPEIEPTSGMHKVGTLAVIALPFTAFATAIVLLWESKAVGPIDLSLLLFMHVIAGLGITVGFHRLFTHRSFEAKPWVRGMFAAFGSLAIEGRPTDWVADHRRHHAYSDEEGDPHSPHVGHEGGGFWNAMKGAWHAHIGWLLKEGQSSVTRFAPDLLKDRVVMAVDRKFPWFILLALVIPGVLGFALTGGSWWGALTGAFWGGAVRIFVTHHITWSVNSICHMFGRRPFQSKDRSTNNWVLALPTLGEAWHHNHHTFPTSAFHGLKRWQKALDPSGWVVWGLEKTGLAWNVKRVSDAQMAAKLRESA comes from the coding sequence ATGGAGCCACCTACGACTCTCGTTCGCGAGGACCACTCGCTGATCGGCGACGCCACCGAGGCGCGTGAGTTACCGCGCCGCGATGGAATCAATCCCGAGATCGAGCCGACGAGCGGGATGCACAAGGTCGGCACGCTCGCCGTGATCGCGTTGCCTTTCACCGCTTTCGCGACCGCGATCGTTCTGCTCTGGGAGAGCAAGGCAGTAGGTCCGATCGACCTGAGTCTTCTGCTCTTCATGCACGTGATTGCTGGTCTGGGTATCACAGTCGGCTTTCATCGCCTCTTCACGCACCGCAGCTTCGAGGCAAAGCCATGGGTGCGCGGAATGTTTGCGGCGTTCGGGTCTTTGGCGATCGAGGGTCGCCCGACCGACTGGGTCGCAGATCATCGCCGCCACCACGCCTATTCAGATGAAGAGGGCGACCCGCACTCGCCGCACGTTGGTCACGAAGGCGGCGGCTTTTGGAATGCGATGAAGGGCGCTTGGCATGCGCACATCGGCTGGCTACTCAAGGAAGGCCAGTCGTCGGTGACGCGCTTTGCTCCTGATCTTTTGAAGGACCGCGTTGTGATGGCGGTTGATCGCAAGTTTCCTTGGTTCATTCTTTTGGCTCTGGTGATTCCGGGGGTGCTGGGTTTTGCACTGACCGGTGGATCCTGGTGGGGTGCTTTGACCGGCGCGTTCTGGGGCGGCGCTGTGCGGATCTTCGTGACTCATCACATCACCTGGTCGGTCAACTCGATCTGCCACATGTTTGGTCGCAGACCATTCCAGTCGAAAGACCGGAGCACGAACAACTGGGTGCTTGCACTGCCGACGCTTGGCGAGGCTTGGCATCACAACCACCACACGTTTCCCACGAGTGCGTTTCATGGCTTGAAGCGCTGGCAGAAGGCTTTGGATCCTTCTGGTTGGGTTGTTTGGGGCTTGGAGAAGACGGGCTTGGCGTGGAACGTCAAGCGCGTGTCTGATGCGCAGATGGCTGCAAAGCTGCGCGAATCGGCCTGA
- a CDS encoding rubredoxin produces the protein MIEDASQKYMCVTCGWIYDPEVGDPDGGIPPGTPFSAIPADWFCPVCGARPKDFEPYAE, from the coding sequence ATGATCGAAGACGCCTCCCAGAAGTACATGTGCGTGACTTGCGGATGGATCTACGACCCCGAAGTCGGAGACCCCGACGGTGGCATTCCTCCCGGAACCCCATTCTCCGCTATCCCTGCCGACTGGTTCTGTCCGGTGTGCGGCGCGAGGCCAAAGGATTTTGAGCCTTACGCGGAGTAG